Genomic window (Ictalurus punctatus breed USDA103 chromosome 16, Coco_2.0, whole genome shotgun sequence):
ACCATATACGGCGGATCAGGTGGGTGTGTCCATAAAAACAATACATACCTTACAGAAGCGATCATGGATGCGTTTAACCACGCATGCGTTAATGTTAACGTAGTGCAATTCAATCCACCAAGCATGCGTTAACGTCACGTTACGTTACGAAATGTCAGTATCCATATGTGATGAGATATAAACTTTTATCATAAAACACCACAAAAACAATCAAGCAATTTGGGTTGATGAATCAATTTAAACAGCAATGACATGAAATTTATCAATGCAACAATGATtatgatgggggggggggggggggggggggggggcatctggtgtgtaaaataataaacaaataaataatttaaaataacaaatctCCATATAACTGACCGGTAAATAATTTCACATCCTGGTGATTTGCCATGCTGCTCTAAGCTTCTTCCACTTTACCTAATTGAAAACGTTGAAGATGTACTGATTATGCAAATGAACATGCAAATTAGGACGGGACGTCATATGGCGATTTACAGCCTGAATTTGCTCTTTTCCCCTGAAAAGGTCTGAAAACCCTGACAGCAACGACGATTTTATCAACAGGTCATCACCAtactaatgtaatgtaatgtaatgtaatataatataataaacacaccGCACAATGTTTAAATCTTTCTAAACAGCAGCTCTGTAGGAAACAGCGGCTCGGCGGCCATTTTGTGCAAATTAGCTCCAGTTAGCTGAAGGAGCAGACGGAAaagatttctttaaaatatctaattctctctctctctctctctctctctctgtcttagaGTTTGGACTCCAGTGTCATATTTATTATCGAAATGAATTCTGACATTTTCACTCAGTAGGTGAGGAAATTCGCACAGAGTGAACCGAACCTAATTAGCGGTTTATGATTCACGTGATCAAATCACAACTCGGATAGAACCGACTCTCTACAAAAGCTGTGTATTATCCTCCAGATTCCGAATTGAACTCAAAATAATGCTAAATGCTAACAAATAGATTTACTTGGCTTTCATTTTCCGCTTCTAAAATGCGGAAAGCGCGACGCTGTTGTGATTAGTTCATGGAGGATGTTACCTGAGAGTTGGTGTTGAAAGTCGCGCGCGTACACACCGTGGGGAGGCAGTAATTAACCACGCAGTGACGTCATCGCCCAGCCACCTGCACGTCCAATGCAGTACTTCCTGGATACTACTTATTGATGcgtgttgtcatggttacagtgCAACACTATTCTATAATATAACCAGCAGCGTTTTAAAAGTACGAGTGAAATATTTTGATTAAGATCCCACATTTCTCcccatctatttatctatctatccatctatctgtctgtctgatgtGACCCACATTAGAAGTGTTGTGATGTAAGAACGCCTACCTCTCAGCCAGTCGGGTATTTTAAGCGCCAATGAAACAAACTGCGGTCCACATTCATGtgattttctgtcattttcctgtgaatttttaaaataaagtaaaacacaGAGCCAATATGAAAAAAGGAATCTCATAAAGAGTgggacaaacaaaaacaaaagagctgttttttttgtttgtttgttttttagatgaTGGTCAGAGCATTGAGCTTcactacaaaatgtgtgtgtctaGTTTCTATAAGGACACGACAGCTGGTGTTAGTGAAAAGAAAGACGGAAAAGAACACAAATTGCTGGGAGCAAGCATCATGATGGACAGGACACCGCCTTCtctaaccgtgtgtgtgtgtggccagaggacaggagaaacacacagagcagaCGTGATGAGGACAAACACAATGCCAACATTCAGCCTTCCACAAAAACAGAACTGAGGCCAAGTCTCACTAAAGCTGgcacagatctctctctctctctctctctctctctctctctctctctctctctctctcacacacacacacacacaaatgcacacaaacacacaatggggaaacacactataaacacacaatgtCCCATTTACAGATAAAATGCACCAGCCAGTCAAGCTTTGATCAAactctttatttctttgtgtATTACATAAATACATCATTTACATCAGCAGTGTGGCTGTGGCAAAGACACAAGCTCGCAGTGGAGCGCACACAAGGCAAACATCTCCAGATTGAGACGTGCCCTTTATAAAGGGAACGTAACTGCAGAAAGCGtttgagagaagagagaagtgCAGGTGTAATCAGGACACATGTACTGTACTCCACTTATGGGAATGGGTCAGGGGTTCTGTTCAGGCTCAGATTAGAAACACCACGACAGTGAAAATGTACATGCACACAAGCAAAGTAACGCAAGAAAACCTACAACGTGGAGCTGTAGACGCAGGCAAATAGCCGTAAAGAGAGAAAAGCAAGCACAGTGCAATCAAGTTTAGTGTTTTTCCACTCTAATCTCTCTGCACTGTAtctgtagtgagtgtgtgtatgagtgagtgagagagagagagagagagagagagagattatgaaTGTAAACTCATTTCCCTGTactaaaaaaagaacagaaatccAGTTTACTCCAAACAAACTTATAAAGGCAGAATTATCACAACGCTGGAGAccctattattgttattattttacttcGTTTTTTCTTAATAAACTACAGAATAATACAAAGATAAAACATAAATTCAACGCAAAGTGTCTCAGACGGGAGGAATAATTCTTAAATCTGTTCTCATAAACTTTGGAGCGATGCAGTAAAAAGTAGTTCCTGGAGGTTTTCTGTGGTATCTAATACACCATCACAGACACACAAGTACAAATCCTTCCTTCTGAAAaagtagttttaaaaaaaaactttagaactaaaaataaagaaagaaaacacgcGTGTCACAAACATTTATTAGCACCGTCTGATTATTTTAAGTCTAAGTGAGTTTGGAGTGAACAGGGGAAGATTAGagtgaaaaaaaacagatgttaaaatctaaaaaggaaataaacatgcatacacacacaatgcaaCCTTTTACATAAAGTATTTATTAGGACATAGAAAGAAAATATTGCAGTGTACAGACAACCAAAatgaaacgaaaaaaaaaaagacctaaaataaaaaatgaaccgAATGTGAGAGCGTGAACTGTGGAACCAGATACGTGCTGATAATTGGTAATACGATACACCATGATATTTTACACATAATATTGTCATtgtgaacgtttttttttttttttaaaagacaagcACCTTCTTAAAGAAATGTGTAGAGAGTCAGATAAACATCTGCCTCCAAGTGACGAAGGTGAATCTCAGATGAGACACCGGTGAGGGGTATTTAAGGTCTTAAACATGGCTTACAAATGATAACAGGGTAACAGCATCAGCACGTACccggtgtgtgtatgtgtgtttaaaaCATGCTCTCTTGGGAAAGCCCCCCCTGCTGGAGGAGGACGCCGTGCACAAAAGAAACACTTCCCATCTCCCAGTTTAGGAAATAAGAGCACGCTTGAGAGGAAATAATCACAGGGAGTAGTGTTCATAATGTCCAACTGGCATTAAAATTCATCTCtaactggaaaataatcaaaaatataaataggGGATGATAAGAAGAAGTGCAGCAGCTTTTACTGATTGTGCCAAAATCCTCAGACCTTAAAAATCACTCAGGAACAAATTCAGCCTTGGATTAAATGTTTGAGACGATCAATTAATTTAACATTAAACGTCCCGCTGTATGACACACATAAAGAGCAAATTACAATCACATACTCATCGAGGGGGCGTGGCTTAAAGTCTGGTAGGTGGAGAGTATATTTGGAATGGGACAGGGTGTACATTTAGGTTTTTTTGGCCAAAATGCTCCTTTAAGCTTTTATCATGTATCAATTTACctcttgaaaaaaataaaacgccATCTGATAAACTTCAGTCGTTTAAACGTGCAAAAAACATACAGTGGTTTAGAATCAGTATTATAGTCcttaattaaatattcatattgaCCTTTCTTTCTCAAGCTAAACAactataagaaagaaaaaaacacgcgcgcacacacgtacacgcgcgcacacacacgcacgcctTGGTCACATAACGGAATGCACATCTCAGTAATATATAAGTTTTCCATTTCTAAATACTGTATCCTTATGCAAATGTAACTTTACAcgacacgcccacacacacacacacacacacacacacgacacacccTCTCTTTGGTCTGGAGTCTGCTGATCACCTCTCAGTGGTATCCCCAGTCACAAAGCTCAGATCATCCGGCATTAGCTGctcttctaaataaataaataaataaataaataaataaataaataaataaataaaaatgtaaatcctTTAATAAGCACTAAATACACCGCAGGATGTTAAAATCTCCAAATGGAACCataagattgtgtgtgtgtgagtgagatggGATAAGAACCTGAGCAGGGCAGTGAGAGAACTTCTCCATCCTCCAGAACTCCAGCCTCGTCCTCATTTTCATACTCTGTATCACACTCCACCTCACTGTCACTGCTCATACCTGGCAACAGGTGCGTAGACGGCTTCTGACACAGCAACCCTGATGTgtgagcgcgcacacacacacacacacacacacacacacacacacacacgtgcacacaaaCGGTCATCAGTGCAATCCAGCATAAAATCTGGCGTTTCCAAGTATAACAAACCACAGAAGCATTTTTGTtatgtttggttttttgttGTAGTGAGCACATTCATGCCTcctgcaggggtgtgtgtgtgtgtgtgtgtgtgtgagagagagatataggtGTATCACCTTCTTCAGGGCATGAGGAGGAAGATGGCGGCTCTGTGAGACTCAGCAGTGATTGGTGGATGTCTCCGGAGCAGTCATGCTCGAAATCTAACGATGTATCGGTCAGCAGCGCAGCACTGAAACACAGCCGGAGAGgaacagcgtgtgtgtgtgtgtgtgtgtgtgtgtgtgtgtgtgtgtgtcttcactCTGCAGTAATCATGTATGTGTGAAGGTAACAGCCATCTGGAGTGCACATTAAGAGCTCTActgtcacacactcactcatttaaTCACGGACCTACAGCATCAAAAGCTGCATACTATTTCCActagaatacccataatgcactggaGCATTTGAGGATTTGAAGCCCTACGTAGTGAACAGGTGGTGTGTTTGGGGACGCTGCTAAAAGTGTGGTGTAATAAACCTTACGTGCTGCAGGTGGTCCTGCGCTGTTTGCTGCCTGCAGGAGGCGCGGTACTCAGGACGGGCAAGTCGAAAATGTCGCTCCCCGCAGCTCCGTACAGAGACTCGTCCAGTTTGGGCCGGTTCTCAGAGGAACTGGGGACAGACGGAGGGGACGCGCGCGCACTCTGAGCTTTCACCGAACctaaacacaataaaaacaacaaaatcaaaaaCACTAGGAGTGGCACGAGTTTAGGGCGCAGCACTGATTTGAGATGAGGCCACTGCTTTTACACTGACTCTCTGCAGTGGAGGGGCCCTCTCTAGGGCACAATGATGGTTCGAGAGCGTCTCCTGCTGCTCCTCTCAGCTCTTTCTCAACAGCATCACCACGCCGGCGCAGAGAGACTCCTCCCACCGCTCCTCCCACTTCCTGCTTGGGAGAGACAGCTTTCTTGCCacctattacacacacacacttctgagtCATGCTGAAGTATTTTAAAGGAGTTAACAGGAGCTATCTCTGTAATAAATTACCGTGTGGTTTATTCCATACCGTGCCGGCCGTGTCTGTTCGTCCCGGGAGCTTTAAACAGCAGGTCCAGTTCTCGTGGTTTGCGTCTTGCTGCCGTTTCCGGGTCGGTTGAGGCATTGTGATCCAGAACCGAGCACAGAGGAGTGACACGAGCATCAGAGACGCCGGCACGGGCCTCCAGCTGCCCCTTCACATCTGCCATCTTGCTGCGAACCTCTGCCATCTGGGCCTTGAGTCGGGTCAGGACGGCCGAGTCCGGGGCAGAGCGGCGCACAGCCTGAGAACGACGCTCTCGCTCTTTACGGGCCGAAACCAAGGCCGCTGCACAAACACACGATGTGTTTAGGGAATTCAGTTAAAGCAACCGAACTAGTGCGTTTTTATCTCTAGATTTAAACAGCTTCCTAATTTCGAGGGAATAAAGAACGGCGTCACATTCTTCCCGGTGTGTTTAGCGATTTAGTGGTTAATAATCACAGCGTGCACAGGTCAGTCGATGATCTACGATAGCTTCGTGGGCTCACGCACTCTCCGAGCTGTAATTATAAGGTGAGGGTAAAAGGAGCTTATTAAAAAGGTTGGGTTACCTTGGCTGGGGATCAGCGAGGCGGGCGGCCGGGGCTGGATTCCCCACAGAGACTCCACATGGCTGTGCTCTTTCAGGTCCAGGAGCTGGATCAGGATGACCGGGTCGATCTCCAGCAGACTGGCCGTGGCTCCTGCTGCGCTCCTCCTCGAACCCCGGATTCCTGCGCTGGAGCCTCCTGAGCAGCAGGGGGAGATGCTCGGCTCAGTGCCGACCAGTCAGAAAATGGAAGCTTACGGCCTCCATCATCATTTCCTCTCGGTAACatcaattaaacatttttataaaacagCAGAATAACTACGAATTGAAAATTCTATCATCCCAATCACTTAACAtatatataacaacaacaacaaaaaaaacatctccaCCTTCAGACTTTAGGCCCCACCCCCTTCCTGAGTTCCAGATTGATGCCAAACTGTGCTGAGGAATATAGAGGTGATCACCTGTGGCTCCAATAACATCATCAGGAATTTCTCCTTCCTCCAGGTCCAAGTTTCCGCTGTACTCCACGTCATTCTCTCCGGACCTGGTGGGTAGAGCCAACACTTTTCTGTTGTTCAGCAAATTTATTATTTGAaatcactctccctctctctctgatcaTATTTAAGAGGAATAACGCACAGAAGATGGCCGCTAATACCGAGTCGGGTGGCTGGGTGTTGACCTACACACTTCAGTCTGTCATGGTCAGGGTCTCAGTgaatctggagtctatcccgggaacactagGTGTGAGAGTCGGGAAACACATTCACAGATACAGGGGCAATCTGGAGTCACTGATACGCCTACAGACATGTTTTTCCGAGGTGTGAGGGAACTGAAAAAACCCAGaacacacccacatggtcacggGGACAGCATGCTGACCGTAGAACCGACATCTCATGGCGTATTATGGCGTAAAGAATCTTACTGTTTGTAGTGGAGATGTTTTAAATATTCACATTATCTTTCACACGCTCTCCGTAACAGAGTGGAGCAGATGTGGTGAAACATGGACGTGAACTTCTCCAGTGCTGGAGAGCTTCTGTCACTAGCATCTCGTCTCCTGATCGCAACGGCCGACCCTGAGGCCCTGGGGCGCTGCGTTTAAACCGAACCGGCCACTCGTTTTTCAAAAGTAAAGCGTGCAGAGCGGGATCGTGTCAGTGTAAATGCTTCAGTCAGAAacctcacagtgtgtgtgtgtgtgtgtgtgtgtgtgtgtgtgtgtgtgtcctgcagcAAAATCAACCGGCTgagagcaaaaagaaaaaaatgtgtgtgggtgaaCGAGAGAGTGTGTTGATGTGAGCGTGactgtagaagtgtgtgtgagagagagagacagaaaaacagggAGAGGATGAGGCATTTGGACACAGGAGCTCTGATGACTCATGTCTCATCTGGTTTTGAGAgcgttttttgtgtgtgtgtgtgtgtgtgtgtgtgtgtgtgtgtgtgtgtgtgtgtgtggtgtaagcTCGCGGCAGGAGCACCACTGTGACATCTCACTACAAATACTCAAACGCTTTTTcagtgtgcgcgcacacacacacacacacacacacacacacacacacacacacacacacacacacagtgctttcAGCTCAGTGAGAGAAGCTGTGCTTTTATTAGACAGAGTGCAGAAGAGATGAATTCTGGGTAAAGCTGCCCTTTCAGGCTGAATTAGTCCCACCTACTCACTCCTAAATGCCAGCACTCCAGCACAGGCTCAACCGTCTGCATGTCACGCGTGAGGTCACTTTCAGTTCAGCCGTCACTCACTGTGTTCAGCTCTCAGGTTCGGTACACTGGAGCCGTGCTGCGTCCCAATTCATCTACTATCCGTACTAAATAGTGTTCGAGATGAGAATTAACGCGTCCCTAATGGTGCCATGTTGAAATGAGGatcccaaaggtacccggattttcaaagtgtgcagtcgtggacactttttcagctaatattacccACAACTCCTTGCTCGAGGGAGGAAGGGAGAAGCTTTGTGATGTTTCTTTGCCGAATTCAACCTGCAAACACTGCAGACAATCCCAGCTTGTTGGGATTGATCATTTGTCGAttcaaccatttttttttagaattataATTATTAGAACCTCTTTAGTAAGTCAGGAGGGGAGGAAACGTTTGACTTCACAGTGCTGCCAGATGTTGTGCTTCAGCCATCACATGTTAAACGGCATAGTTAGCTAGCCGCACTGCTAGAAGACGAAATGTAAAAGAAGGCTAGAGTGATGAACACGTCACTCACATGTTCTCCTCGTCGATGTCGTTCTCCTCCGTGTTGCTGGTGGCCGTGGAGCTGCCGGACGTGCTGCTGCCGTCCAGAGGGTTCACGTCCTCGTCTCCGGTCAGACAGTCCACCTCCAGGTCACCGTCAGACAGCTCCTAACATCACGCACATGGTTACAGGAAACATGAGATAAAAGGGAAAAGGGGGTGTCAATACTTTCATTgtcagcaacattaaaagaaataacacaATCACAAAGTCGTGCTTCTTTGTCACATACTTTTAAATGTAGCTCTACAATATGCAGAAAGGGCACTAGGTAGGGCACACCGTGCCTTTATATTATACCCTACGTAGGGCACATACACAGTGAACTGACaaccatttgggattcagctcCAGGGCTTTAAGTTAAGAATGTAAAATGGTGGTAAGAAAAAACATGgctaaataaatattcatataaatacctacacaaaatgtaaaaaaaaaaaaaaaaaaaaaaaactgtggataaataaatagaaataaatcgGAAATATTAAACTGGTATTTACTACATTGCTGCCCCTTACATCCGctgataaaaaaagaaaagaaagacacaaaaaaaagtttggccCTACTCCATCCTTCTGTTCTTCTTTTAGACATTCAtctatttttatcttttttccctctcaaaCGTTAACCCCGTTATCCCCTCCCCATCCCCCGATCTCTTGCACGACTGTTTAGTTGAAGATGTTGAGGACAGGACGAGATATCCTGCTGAGAGAGATGCAGCTctgctcctctcctctccatctcgACAGAGATTAATTGCTGGTGTCTCACGTGTCATTAGGTTTGATTCATCACCCCATCTGCAGTTGCTATTTTTGGGTGCGGGACATGGTTATTGTCTCGTTTTGAACAGACTTCACGCGACGTGTTTGGATGGAACGTCAGCGAGCCGGGTTTGCTGGAGCGACCGTCTTTGCGCCGAGACGCGGATTCGTCCGCTTTATTTCCGGCATGTTATAGAACCGAGGACCGGTGATTGTCGGTGACTAACATGAATAATTATGTAGAACTTCTAGAACCAAATCTAAGCAGGGCAGTTTTTAGTGCCTCAGTAGTAGCCATGTGATTTAATAAACATCTGTGTGGGAATAAAGGTCAATAAAATCAGGAAGTAGGGTGTGTCCGCCCACCTGTAGACGTGTCTAAAAGCCATTTAGATGAGTAGCACCCTGCCCTTAAAAGTAACTGTGCATATAAATATCAGTGACTTTCTTCTTCCTATTAACGACTTCCAAATATGGAGtcaaagacacgcccacattccAGATTAACCTCCATCTCTGCCACAGAATCTTTTCTTACGTTCGAGTCCTCATGCTGAgtcttttcctcttcctcctcttcctcctcctctttcgtCTGGTCTCCGTTCACCAGCAACCCATCCTCCATTGTAGCGATCTTCCCGGGGCGGGAGTCTCGGCCCGACGGGGCAGCGGCGCCGGTGGTGGACGTGGGAGGGCACATGCGGTGATCCGGAGGGGACGAGCTGCGAGAATTCTGCCGCCGGTAATGCTGAATGTCCATCCTCtgatccaaacacacacatttaacaacacatagacagtgtgtgcagtgtgtgtgtgtgtgtttcctgcgCTCACCTCCTTCAGAGTGTTGATATCTTGGATGTAGCTGGACTGCGCCGCCTCCAGCTGGCTGATGTACCAGTACTGATCACGGCACTTCTGGAAGAAGGTGGGAGACCGCACCTGATACCTGCAggatgacaacacacacacacagtcttactTTTGCCGTAACACACAGAACAACATGCAACGAAGGCTTTGACACACACCTCAGGATGAGGGTGTCGGTCTGCATGTTGAGGTAACCCTCGCTAGCGAGCAGATCCAGTCTGAAGAAGCGGTTGTAGCCCCAACACTCGCCCACCTCAAAGTCCGACGCGAACTCTCGGATGATGTTCTTGGTCGGGTCGTTGGAAGCCTGGTGCACCATCTCAACGCGGTACTCATACCTGCCCACAGGTAAGCTCAGGTTCAACCCGCAAGCGCTAAATTAGGCTGAGCCGACCTTCCGTTTAAATTTAGCGTCCCTGAGTTTTTAGCTATAGCACCAGATCAGATAAACACCCTGTGTACACAACGTAGTGATGAAAAGAATCATTCTTTACTTGGAGGTCTCGGGCAGGCCGGCCGACAGCTCCAGGAAAACGGACAGGTAATTTCCCCGCACGACGCCGTTCCCGTCCTgaaacgcgcgcacacacacacacacacacacacacacactcttattaAATCCTGAGCGGCTCACCGATTTGCAGTACGACAGTGGAGATGTGGAGGAGTGTAAAAAGTGCTTACAGGGTAAACCTTCAGCCTCCAGCACAGTCCCGATACCTGGAGAGGAGGGCTGTACACGGGGTCCGCTCTCTGTCTCAGtgtactgaacacacacacacacactaaattcAAGTACGCACACCTTCCTTTACTGCAAAGACATTAAATCCAGGAGTTTAAGTACCTGAAGTTTGCCAGAACAAAAGTGCTCGAGTCGTAAGCAGGGACCAGCTCACTGAGGAGAGACAAGATTCAATTTACCCGCTTTATCGTTCAAACTTcaaaatttgagaaaaataaaacctatTTCAGAAATGTGCTCGATATAGCTCGTTAAATTACTCGTTTCCAAGTCCAACACTTCCGCTTGCtacaaaaaatttaattgaataagaGTATCATCTGAGACGATGGCATCAAATCCGCGTCGGTGTCACTGTGATCATCTTCCgttaaataaattacacaaataaatatataaatgagtgtgagtgagtgagtgagtgagtgagttaccTGGTGAAGTCAGGTGGTACAGGTGTGGTGACGAAGGACTGCATGGGCTTCCGGTGGACCTGCTGGAACATGAGCAGAATCTCCGGGCTCTTCAATATCAGCTCACTCTTACTGCATGAGCGCAGCTGGAACatcgtatatatatatcatatatttatttactacaTAAACAATAACGTTTACACTTTATGGGCAATATTTAAATagcaaaaacattaaataaaacacgTTAAAATAATGAGACGATTCTCATAGTGTATCATGTAAAGTGTTGTATAAATCACTCGGAGTGACTCCGCCCACCTGATGCTCCACTTCCTGCAGCAGAGACTCGAGCAGCTCCGTCTCCTGCGTGAGGGACGTCTTCTggcctgtctcacacacacacacacatctaaatgtccatctgaagtgtgtgtgtgtgtgtgtgtgtgtttgtgtgcgtgtgagacTGCAATTAGAGTTACCCATGAGTGTGATGAGTTTGTTCTTGAGCTGATTGTCCAACCGTGCAATCATCATCTCAACAGCGTTCCTGATCTCTCGCACTCGCTCGTCCTTCGCCCCTCGCACCGCCTCCACATTCTTCTCCTgaacaacatacacacacacacaggtgaaccgtttcaaatcagtcacacagaaaaacacaaaactttccttctgcccgaGCTGTAACAAATAGTGAACTCtggtgccctctagtggataCTTCTCATTATGGACgcatttttaaaagttaaatTGTTTCATACACAATACACCTTAGAAGATTATCAGCTTCTGGAATTTGTATTAACTcgttattaattaataattgtcCAAGACTTGCATCTGCAGTCCACTAGTCAACCTACCACTTCCTGGACCAGGCTGATGAGCTCCATGAGCCGGCGTCTGAGTTTAGCCACCTCCTCGTTGACCTTGTTGACGTGCTGCTCGTAAATCTCAGCAAGTGGCTTAAACGTGTGTCCTCCGTGCTGGAAgaaattttttgtaaaaataaataaataaagtgtccAAAGGAAAAAGCTTTGTATTTGTAAGCTTAAGATAAGTAATACAATAAGTTTGTACCATGCCTCCCCACAGTGCACACTGATGACAGATGCATTTCTTACAAGTCCAGCAGAACACACTCAGCTTCTCATGGTGGTTTTCACATCTGTGtgattaaataaagaaagaaataaaaacactcgcTTGGGAATTAAAACCAATTAACACTGGAAGCATTCCTGACATGTGCATAAAATCTGAGTTAATCGTAACTCACTCAGAGAGGACAGCGCTATATCGCCCTCTTTTCCACATacgtgagctcacagatgcccatgattggctggtgttgccgtgattgacaggggagacagagtatgcccctcccacctaGGGTGACAGTCAATTATGCACTCTCCGACTCCTGGAGGATAGGGCAAAAGCCTTTCTAACGCGCCACCCGGGAGCCCTAATCACGTTCTA
Coding sequences:
- the trim37 gene encoding E3 ubiquitin-protein ligase TRIM37 isoform X2, producing the protein MDEQSVESIAEVFRCFICMEKLRDARLCPHCSKLCCFSCIRRWLTEQRAQCPHCRAPLQLRELVNCRWAEEVTQQLDTLQLCNLSKHEENDKDKCENHHEKLSVFCWTCKKCICHQCALWGGMHGGHTFKPLAEIYEQHVNKVNEEVAKLRRRLMELISLVQEVEKNVEAVRGAKDERVREIRNAVEMMIARLDNQLKNKLITLMGQKTSLTQETELLESLLQEVEHQLRSCSKSELILKSPEILLMFQQVHRKPMQSFVTTPVPPDFTSELVPAYDSSTFVLANFSTLRQRADPVYSPPLQVSGLCWRLKVYPDGNGVVRGNYLSVFLELSAGLPETSKYEYRVEMVHQASNDPTKNIIREFASDFEVGECWGYNRFFRLDLLASEGYLNMQTDTLILRYQVRSPTFFQKCRDQYWYISQLEAAQSSYIQDINTLKERMDIQHYRRQNSRSSSPPDHRMCPPTSTTGAAAPSGRDSRPGKIATMEDGLLVNGDQTKEEEEEEEEEKTQHEDSNELSDGDLEVDCLTGDEDVNPLDGSSTSGSSTATSNTEENDIDEENMSGENDVEYSGNLDLEEGEIPDDVIGATGDHLYIPQHSLASIWNSGRGWGLKSEGGSSAGIRGSRRSAAGATASLLEIDPVILIQLLDLKEHSHVESLWGIQPRPPASLIPSQAALVSARKERERRSQAVRRSAPDSAVLTRLKAQMAEVRSKMADVKGQLEARAGVSDARVTPLCSVLDHNASTDPETAARRKPRELDLLFKAPGTNRHGRHGGKKAVSPKQEVGGAVGGVSLRRRGDAVEKELRGAAGDALEPSLCPREGPSTAESSVKAQSARASPPSVPSSSENRPKLDESLYGAAGSDIFDLPVLSTAPPAGSKQRRTTCSTAALLTDTSLDFEHDCSGDIHQSLLSLTEPPSSSSCPEEGLLCQKPSTHLLPGMSSDSEVECDTEYENEDEAGVLEDGEVLSLPCSEEQLMPDDLSFVTGDTTER
- the trim37 gene encoding E3 ubiquitin-protein ligase TRIM37 isoform X4 — translated: MDEQSVESIAEVFRCFICMEKLRDARLCPHCSKLCCFSCIRRWLTEQRAQCPHCRAPLQLRELVNCRWAEEVTQQLDTLQLCNLSKHEENDKDKCENHHEKLSVFCWTCKKCICHQCALWGGMHGGHTFKPLAEIYEQHVNKVNEEVAKLRRRLMELISLVQEVEKNVEAVRGAKDERVREIRNAVEMMIARLDNQLKNKLITLMGQKTSLTQETELLESLLQEVEHQLRSCSKSELILKSPEILLMFQQVHRKPMQSFVTTPVPPDFTSELVPAYDSSTFVLANFSTLRQRADPVYSPPLQVSGLCWRLKVYPDGNGVVRGNYLSVFLELSAGLPETSKYEYRVEMVHQASNDPTKNIIREFASDFEVGECWGYNRFFRLDLLASEGYLNMQTDTLILRYQVRSPTFFQKCRDQYWYISQLEAAQSSYIQDINTLKERMDIQHYRRQNSRSSSPPDHRMCPPTSTTGAAAPSGRDSRPGKIATMEDGLLVNGDQTKEEEEEEEEEKTQHEDSNELSDGDLEVDCLTGDEDVNPLDGSSTSGSSTATSNTEENDIDEENMSGENDVEYSGNLDLEEGEIPDDVIGATGGSSAGIRGSRRSAAGATASLLEIDPVILIQLLDLKEHSHVESLWGIQPRPPASLIPSQAALVSARKERERRSQAVRRSAPDSAVLTRLKAQMAEVRSKMADVKGQLEARAGVSDARVTPLCSVLDHNASTDPETAARRKPRELDLLFKAPGTNRHGRHGGKKAVSPKQEVGGAVGGVSLRRRGDAVEKELRGAAGDALEPSLCPREGPSTAESSVKAQSARASPPSVPSSSENRPKLDESLYGAAGSDIFDLPVLSTAPPAGSKQRRTTCSTAALLTDTSLDFEHDCSGDIHQSLLSLTEPPSSSSCPEEGLLCQKPSTHLLPGMSSDSEVECDTEYENEDEAGVLEDGEVLSLPCSEEQLMPDDLSFVTGDTTER